The Gymnogyps californianus isolate 813 chromosome 5, ASM1813914v2, whole genome shotgun sequence genome contains a region encoding:
- the MOK gene encoding LOW QUALITY PROTEIN: MAPK/MAK/MRK overlapping kinase (The sequence of the model RefSeq protein was modified relative to this genomic sequence to represent the inferred CDS: inserted 1 base in 1 codon; deleted 1 base in 1 codon; substituted 2 bases at 2 genomic stop codons), with translation MRRLGGVRRSGGGSAALSLTPRPAGERRTNKYKPVGKIGEGTFSDVLKTLSLRDGKYYAYKHTKQHFESTEQVNNLREIEALRRLSTHPNTLVLHEVVFDKKAGSLSLICELTDMNIYDLIKRRRKPLPEKKIKNYVYQLCKSLDYIPRNGIFHRGVKPENILIKQNTLKLGDTGSCRSIYSKQPHMEYISTRWYXAPECLLTNSYYSYKIGMWSAGCVFYEITSFQPLFPGSNELDQISKIHDVIGTPANKTLKKFKQSRIASFDFPFKKGKGIPPLVHNLYPKGFSLLYAMINYDPDERIAAHQALQHPYFQGLWAADTQALAMHKKLRLLGNTTGQVSXHLWQISKESQRHIVLGKSRKKTKEEYGPSGGELPKLNLSGVATLTSCPTPTLHSVFWAPKESGETPVLQSARFIGSNIKSEKQKALKSSPKHFHLPAIEXGGGGYWPPCKVFGV, from the exons ATGCGGCGCCTGGGAG gtgTTCGGCGGTCGGGAGGGGGCTCGGCCGCTCTCTCGCTCACTCCGAGACCTGCAGGCGAGCGCAGGACGAACA aatatAAGCCAGTTGGTAAGATAGGAGAGGGAACATTTTCTGATGTTCTGAAGACACTGAGTCTTAGGGATGGAAAGTACTATGCATATAAACACACGAAGCAACATTTTGAAAG TACGGAACAAGTGAATAATCTGAGAGAAATAGAAGCACTAAGGAGGCTGAGTACGCATCCTAATACCCTTGTGTTACATGAAGTTGTTTT tgaTAAAAAAGCTGGCTCCCTTTCACTGATATGTGAACTTACGGACATGAATATTTATGACCTGATAAAAA GAAGGAGAAAGCcattacctgaaaaaaaaattaagaactacGTGTACCAGTTATGCAAATCTCTTGATTACATACCTAG AAATGGGATATTTCACAGAGGTGTGAAACCAGAAAACATATTAATAAAG cagaaTACCCTGAAGTTAGGAGATACTGGATCTTGTAGGAGTATCTATTCTAAGCAGCCACATATGGAATATATCTCCACACGCTGGTACTGAGCACCTGAATGCTTACTTACAAATAGCTACTATAGTTACAAAATTGGTATGTGGAGTGCTGGCTGTGTTTTCTATGAAATCACAAG TTTTCAGCCTCTCTTTCCTGGATCTAATGAGCTGGACCAAATTTCAAAAATCCATGATGTTATAGGCACTCCTGCTAACAAAACTCTCAAGAAGTTCAAGCA GTCAAGAATTGCAAGTTTTgatttcccctttaaaaaaggaaaaggaataccTCCTCTTGTGCACAATTTGTATCCCAAAGGCTTCTCTCTCCTGTATGCAATGATAAACTATGATCCTGATGAGAGAATTGCTGCCCATCAAGCATTACAGCACCCTTATTTTCAAGGACTCTG GGCAGCTGATACGCAAGCTTTGGCCATGCacaaaaaattaagattattaGGAAATACAACAGGGCAAGTAT CTCATTTGTGGcaaatttcaaaggaaagtcAAAGACA cattgtcTTAGGaaagtccaggaaaaaaacaaaagaagaatatGGACCTTCTGGTGGA GAATTAccaaaattaaatctttctggAGTAGCCACATTGACTTCCTGTCCTACTCCTACATTGCATTCAGTTTTCTGGGCACCTAAGGAAAGTGGTGAAACCCCTGTGTTACAGTCTGCTAGATTTATTGGATCAAATATCAAG tctgagaaacagaaggcaCTGAAGTCTTCCCCGAAACATTTCCACTTACCTGCTATagaatgaggaggaggaggttacTGGCCACCTTGTAAAGTATTTGGAGTGTGA